In Streptomyces chartreusis NRRL 3882, the following are encoded in one genomic region:
- a CDS encoding helix-turn-helix domain-containing protein, with protein sequence MAETAAALRTVAHNVRAARVRAGLTLEELSRRAQVSKGALVGLEKAQGNPNLATLVRLADTLGISVSALMQGPPEGRVRVVSAEAVAPLWTGERGSEARLMLTTSGPAPVEVWRWRLEPGEEYASHPHQGGVVETVSVTSGRMTLIVDGTEHILEAGRTATFDGDTPHTYRGSGSEPCHLIMTVHLPPGPAPAS encoded by the coding sequence GTGGCCGAGACAGCCGCAGCCCTGCGGACCGTCGCGCACAACGTCCGGGCGGCCCGCGTCCGCGCGGGCCTCACGCTGGAGGAACTCAGCCGGCGCGCCCAGGTCAGCAAGGGCGCCCTGGTGGGTCTGGAGAAAGCCCAGGGCAACCCCAACCTGGCCACCCTGGTCCGGCTGGCCGACACCCTCGGCATCTCGGTGTCCGCCCTGATGCAGGGACCGCCCGAAGGCCGCGTCCGTGTCGTGTCCGCCGAGGCCGTGGCCCCCCTGTGGACCGGAGAGCGGGGCAGCGAGGCCCGATTGATGCTGACGACGTCAGGGCCGGCGCCGGTCGAGGTCTGGCGCTGGCGGCTGGAACCGGGAGAGGAGTACGCCAGCCATCCCCACCAGGGCGGCGTCGTGGAAACCGTCAGTGTCACCTCCGGCCGGATGACCCTGATCGTCGACGGCACCGAGCACATCCTCGAGGCGGGCCGGACCGCCACGTTCGACGGCGACACCCCGCACACCTACCGCGGCTCCGGCTCCGAACCCTGCCACCTGATCATGACGGTCCATCTGCCGCCCGGCCCGGCTCCGGCGAGCTGA
- a CDS encoding B3/4 domain-containing protein, whose product MPTFHLTPAVAEAFPDTLIALVSATGLRGGAPWPHTATALEDLERQLSDGTWQPADETDPRIEAWHTAYRSFGTNPRRIRPSVDALGRRLAKKGTLPRINPAVDSYNAVSVRHGLPAGAFDLDHVAGDVVIRYADGTEPFTPLGEPGTVEHPKPGEIIYADATGVLTRHWNHRDAHRTRVTEDSAHVAFVLETLHATRDGDLLEVAAEELQGLLAPHTAQTTVHYLSPAQPRATARP is encoded by the coding sequence GTGCCCACCTTCCACCTCACCCCCGCCGTGGCGGAGGCCTTCCCCGACACCCTCATCGCCCTGGTCAGCGCCACCGGCCTGCGCGGCGGTGCACCCTGGCCGCACACCGCCACCGCCCTGGAGGACCTGGAGCGGCAGCTCTCCGACGGCACCTGGCAGCCCGCCGACGAGACCGACCCGCGCATCGAGGCCTGGCACACCGCCTATCGCTCCTTCGGGACCAACCCGCGCCGCATCCGCCCCAGCGTCGACGCGCTCGGCCGACGCCTCGCCAAGAAGGGGACGCTGCCGCGCATCAACCCGGCGGTCGACTCCTACAACGCCGTCTCCGTCCGTCACGGCCTGCCCGCCGGCGCCTTCGACCTGGACCACGTCGCCGGGGACGTCGTCATCCGGTACGCGGACGGCACCGAACCCTTCACCCCGCTCGGCGAACCCGGCACCGTCGAGCACCCCAAGCCCGGCGAGATCATCTACGCGGACGCCACCGGCGTCCTGACGCGCCACTGGAACCACCGCGACGCCCACCGCACCCGTGTCACCGAGGACTCCGCACACGTCGCCTTCGTCCTGGAAACCCTCCACGCCACCCGCGACGGCGACCTCCTCGAGGTCGCGGCGGAGGAGCTGCAGGGCCTGCTGGCCCCGCACACCGCGCAGACCACCGTTCACTACCTCAGCCCGGCACAGCCCCGGGCCACGGCGCGTCCCTGA
- a CDS encoding DUF1062 domain-containing protein, which yields MLKNWVVMPTCLPLVLRRCHACGSERFRASGKFRVNANHKLIDAWLLVLCTACGETAKLTVLERMNVRSVRPEMLDRLHDNDLGLTAELLQDPVVRRRNRIALHWDNAWRLDTGGSDHLDREVIDVSVRFAARIPVRPVRLIAEGCGLSRAEVERLITQGRLVSAVRLSGKLSGDFTFTLKR from the coding sequence GTGCTCAAAAACTGGGTGGTCATGCCCACCTGCCTGCCGCTCGTTCTCCGCCGTTGTCACGCGTGCGGGTCCGAGCGTTTCCGGGCGAGCGGCAAATTTCGCGTCAACGCCAACCACAAGCTCATCGACGCCTGGCTCCTCGTGCTCTGTACCGCTTGCGGGGAAACCGCGAAGCTCACGGTCCTGGAGCGGATGAACGTGCGCTCCGTACGACCCGAGATGCTGGACCGGCTGCATGACAACGACCTCGGCCTGACAGCTGAGTTGCTCCAGGATCCGGTCGTGCGGCGCCGCAATCGCATCGCCCTCCACTGGGACAACGCCTGGCGCCTCGACACCGGCGGATCGGATCACCTGGACCGCGAGGTGATCGACGTCTCGGTCCGCTTCGCGGCGCGGATCCCTGTCCGGCCGGTGCGCTTGATCGCTGAAGGCTGCGGTCTTTCGCGGGCCGAGGTCGAGAGACTGATCACGCAGGGGAGGCTCGTTTCGGCAGTCCGGCTGAGCGGCAAGCTCTCCGGCGACTTCACCTTCACGCTCAAGCGCTGA